AGGAGTTGTCATGTCGAAGCGAGCATTTGAGCCCATTCATCCCGGAGAAATTCTACTCGAGGAGTTCTTGAAGCCTCTGGGCCTTAGCCAGTACCGGCTAGCGAAGGGCATTAGCGTTTCTCCGCGACGGATCAACGAAATCGTGCATGGCAAGCGCGCCGTGACCGCCGACACTGCACTTCGACTCGCTCGTTTTTTTGGAACGACCGATGGCTTCTGGCTGAATCTGCAGACACGTTTCGATCTCGAGTCTGAAAGGGATCGGCTAGGCAACCTACTCGACGCGCAGGTTGAAGTCCTGGCGAAGGCCGGATGACGCCTAACCCCTCGCTGCACCGGACACCGCCTGCATGCGTTCTTCAACCGTAACCATGTTCGGGTTCACCAGTTCACTGCGGGTGGCCGCCTTCGCCAGCAGTGCTGGTGAGCTCAAACCTCGTTAGGCAGCACTCGTGCCGGATACAGACGCCAAATGGACGGGCGAGATCGGGTGCGAAGGCGGGCCGATTCTCGTCGCGAACACCGATGACTTCCGACATTGGCACGGGGCAGACCCCCTTCCACTCGAAGCCAGGCGTGAGCTTCATTTCAGGATCGTTACCCTCGCAGATGGGCGCCGGCTGCACGCGGCCCTCGATCCCGCGAGCGAGTACGACCGTGCCATCCGAGATCTCGAGTTCGAAGCAGTCCATTCGTTCGGGCCTAACCGTACCTGCTATCTCTGGAGCGTCGAGCCGGGGCTGGTGGCAGTTTCGGTGAACCGCGGGCACGACCGGCTGCATTGGGCCCAAGTGAACTTCGCTGACGGTCCGTCGGACGTTGCCGACGCGTATGCCTACGCGGACGCGAGTGCAGCGCAGACATCGGGGCTCTCATACGCGGTGACTTCGGGGCCAGTCGTAGTAGCCTGGTCGCCCAACAGCGTCCGCGATCTCTCCTCTCCGGATGCCGCGTCACGGGCCACCACCGACGACATCCCGCGAATCCTTGATCTTGCCACCGGGGGCAGCGGAGCGTCACTCTGGCTCGATCCAGGTAGCTACCTCGCTTCATCCGGCTACCACGAAACCGAAGTATGGGGCGTCAGCTGGTGCACGCTCGAAAGGCGTGCTGCCTAAAGAGCGCTTGCAGCTGACAACTCCCAAGCAAGAGCATCGAGCAGCACACCCTGGCGGCACTGCATCGCCTGCGCCCAGGCTGGCTTGGCACCGGCAGGGCGCATCAACCCCGTGCGCGGGATTCCAAGGAGTCCATTCCATCACTGCACCGGGCACCGCCTCGCGTACTCCGGGCCGGGTATAGAATTCGGCGCGGTGGTTGAGTCTCTGAAGCCAGTACTCATCAGCACCGCGGGCGGTGCCGGTGTGCTCAAGATCCACTAGAGAGCGCTGGAATGGTCGGCGAAGGCTTGCCCGATTCATACACCAACGCGAAATCGCGCGTCGCGTAGATGCGAGCTCCGAGTTTCAATCAGTATCTCGTGCGCCGCGGGTATGATCTCCGCAGAGGCAGCGGGCCGTTCCTGTGGCGACTGTTCTTGGGGTCCTGGGTCCAGCCCGGCTTCCACCGGTTCTGGAGGGTTTGGAATCCCCTCTACGGGTATTTTCTGTACCGGCTGTATCTTGTCCTTGGTGGTAACCGCCACCGGCTGGTGGCTACGCTGACGGTCTTCGCTTCTTGCGGCTTTGTTCTGCACGATCTTCTTGTTTTTCTGTTCTCCGGCTACTTTTCTCTCGTTTGCACTTTCGGTTTTGTGTTCTTCGCCATCCTCTCTTTGCTGTCGGCTCGCTTCCAAAAGCTGCTTCGGCAGGGGGAATGGCCTGCTGCTGCTAACGCAGCCGCAAACATCGGGGCTATCATCGTTGGGTTGATTGGCGGTGTTTGGGCCAACAACATCCTTCTTGGATAGAGGCTGTTTGGTAGCAACTCACTACGCCTTGTCACCCGGAGAACTCCTGATGGACGCGGCGCCCTCTGACAAATCGCTGAAGCCGACGCGCTCCCGCGCGCGGCTTGGCTCTGGTCCGTTAGGCAGCTTTCCAGAGGTGTTTCGAGAATGACCATTCGAGGTCACGTTGGAGTCTTTCTGATCGCCACCGTCGTCTGGGCCGGCTTCTGGATCGCTGGCCTGCCTTCCTATTATCAGCAGTACTCCAAGCTTCTGATGATTTGGTTTGACTCGCTTGTCCTGATTCCCATTGCCGCCATCGTCTATTTCGTTCTGAGGCGCCTGCGACCCGAGAGGCGGCTTACGATCGCGCTTTGGCTGGCTTTCTATTTCACATTTCCGCTGGCGATCTATGACTGGCTCTACTGCGGGCTTTACCTGGGTCACGGTATTCGGTTCATCTCGAGATATTGGTATCTGACCGTTTACTACGCGATACCCTGGGTTCTCTTGCCACTTATGGCACTTCTTCTCAATCGCATGCGCCCAGGGCAAATGGAGAATTCGAACGCCGCCTAAGCACTCGTTGCACCGGACACCGCCTCGCGTGCTTCGGGCCGGGTGTAGACTTCGGTGCAGTGGTTAGCTTCAGAAGCGTAGTCCTGACCAGCATCGCCAGCGGTGCCGGTGAGCTCAGAATCCGATCCGTTACGTGCCGCTAGGAAACGGAGTAGAAACATGGGAGGACTCAGATGAAAAAGAGAACACTGGTACTCGGGTTTTGTCTGTCAGCGATCGTGTTGACCTTGCCAGCTTCGGCAGGCAATGGCAAAGAAGCCCTCATCAGTGAACTTGATGCCCTGGGGCAGAAGATGGAGCGCTCGATGGTTGAGGGCGACATCGAGACAACGCTCTCGTACTACGCGGATGATGCAGTCCTTCTTCCGAATTGGGGCGAGAAAGTCGTTGGCAAAGAGGCCATTCGGAAGAAGATGGAGTCCGATCGCGAGGGCGGAATGAGGTTTGAATCCTTTAGTGGGAAAACTGAGGACGCCTGGGAATGCGATGGCAAGGTCTATGCGATTGGTACATACGCGCTCTCATTGAGGTTGCCCGGTATAGAAAGACCGGTTGCCGACAAGGGCAAGTTCATCGCGGTGTGGCGGCGTGGCCACGACGGCAAGCTGGCGGTCATTTACGACATGTGGAATACCGACATTGCCATGGGTAACTAGGCACCTGCTCTGTGTGAGCTCAATATCCGTTAGACGGCGATGGGTAATGCTCTAGACCTTCGACCGGCAACTCCTGAGGATCTCGACTCGCTCTTTGAGTTGTATCGCACCGTCTTTCGCTTCCACATCCAGAGGATCTGGGGCTGGAACGAGGAGTGGCAGCGCTCCAACTTCAGCCGCGAGTTTGAGTCTTCGTCGACCACGGTCGTCGAGGTTGCCGGCCGCACGGCAGGATACGTGCAAACCGACAGGGAATCGAAGCGGCTCTATCTTCGAAACATCGCGCTGTATCCTGATATTCAGGGGCAGGGAATCGGCACGTTTCTTATTGAGCAGTTGCAGCAAGAGTCGAGAGAGTGCGGGGTTCCTCTCGAGCTTGTCTTGTTCCGCACGAATCCCAGGGCGCGCGAGCTCTATGAGCGGCTAGGATTTAAACAAACCGGCCAGACGGACGCCTTTGTAAAGATGTCGTGGCATGCGGCCTAACCACTCTCTGCACGGACCAGGAGGGCACAATGGGAAAGGTCTACGAATACATCGATGACAAGCTGGCGGAGTGGATCGCGCAGCAGCACGTCTTCTTCGTGGCAACAGCACCGCTGAGCGCTGAGGGGCATGTCAACAGCTCTCCCAAGGGTGGGGACTCGTTCAGAGTAGTCAGTGGCTCTGAAGTCGCCTACCAGGACTACACAGGCAGTGGAGTCGAAACCATCGCTCATCTGCGCGAGAACGGACGCATCGTAATCATGTTCTGCGCGTTCAAAGGCCCACCGAAGATCGTGAGGCTTCATGGTCACGGCACAGTTGTCACCAACGACCACACACGGTACGCAGAACTGGCGCGTCACTTCCCCTCAAACCCCGGTACACGTTCAATCATTCATGTGTCCGTAGAGCGGATTTCCGATTCTTGCGGCTACGCGGTACCTCTTTGCGAGTTCAAGAGGCCCAGAGACACGCTTGATCGGTGGGCCGTAAGCAAAGGAGATGAACGACTGAAGGAGTATCGTCGGGAGAACAACGCGCAAAGCCTTGATGGTCTTCCGGGGATCGAGATAGATGCCTAGACGCTACCATCATGTCGGGATTCCAACGGATGTTGTTCGGGCTGACGAAACCTACCTGGAAGACTTTCGAGTTTACGTATCCGGCTACGATTCGAGTCCCTATGGCGTGGAGTGGATGCGGTTCGAATCAGACAGCCCGCTTCCAGAGCTGGTCAAGACCGTGCCGCATGTGGCTTTCGAGGTAGACGATCTGGAGAAAGAGCTCTTGGGGAAAGAGATCCTGATCGAGCCAAACAGCCCTTCGCCAGGTTTGAGAGTCGCTTTCATCGTGGACAACAGAGCCCCTGTCGAGTTCCTGGAGTTCTCGGGCGCCTCGTCTGACAAAGCCAAGGTGCGCGTCCTGCGCTAAACTTTTATCCGATGATCATCCGCTTCAGGAAGGAGTTCGCGCTCCCCTCTGAGCAGGTCTTTGCCTATTTCAAGACCCCGGCGGACTGGGTCGGCCTGTTCGGCTTTGCCGGCGCACCACAGGATCGGGGCAATGGCTGGTGGGCCGTCCCGTTGAAGAGGTTTCCGTTTCCCCTGGTCGCACGAAACACGCGGCTCGAAGAGAATCGGCTAGCGCGTTGGGAGTTCCGCGGGTTCTGGCGCGGCACCGGCGAGGTTCGGCTTACCGATACGGCGACCGGGGTAGTCATCGAGGGCTTCGAGCAGATCTCGGTTCGCTGGCTCGGCATCTTCTCGGTTCTGGCCGAGAAGCTCATCCTGGAGCGCGGCTTTCGGGGCGTGTGGGAGTTCGGCTGGCACCGCCTGCGTAGGATCGAGCAGCAGGCATCCTAGGCCCGGACTCATCCGTTCAGGGGCTGCAGTGATCAACGTCGTTCGCTTCCTCCTCTTCTCTCTCGCTCTGGCCGCAGTGCCGGCCTCCCTGTCGGCCGACTGCGTGATCCTTCTGCACGGGCTGCTTCGCACTTCTGCTTCCATGGAGAAAGCGGCAGCCGCCTTCGAGGCCCGGGGCTATACGACTGCAAACATCGACTACCCGTCTCGCGACCTTCCGGTCGAGGATCTTGCCCCGCTCGCGCTCGAGGCAGGACTGGCCGCGTGCCCGGACGAGGGGACCATACATTTCGTCACCCACTCGCTTGGCGG
Above is a window of bacterium DNA encoding:
- a CDS encoding HigA family addiction module antidote protein, which produces MSKRAFEPIHPGEILLEEFLKPLGLSQYRLAKGISVSPRRINEIVHGKRAVTADTALRLARFFGTTDGFWLNLQTRFDLESERDRLGNLLDAQVEVLAKAG
- a CDS encoding DUF4440 domain-containing protein → MKKRTLVLGFCLSAIVLTLPASAGNGKEALISELDALGQKMERSMVEGDIETTLSYYADDAVLLPNWGEKVVGKEAIRKKMESDREGGMRFESFSGKTEDAWECDGKVYAIGTYALSLRLPGIERPVADKGKFIAVWRRGHDGKLAVIYDMWNTDIAMGN
- a CDS encoding GNAT family N-acetyltransferase, coding for MYRTVFRFHIQRIWGWNEEWQRSNFSREFESSSTTVVEVAGRTAGYVQTDRESKRLYLRNIALYPDIQGQGIGTFLIEQLQQESRECGVPLELVLFRTNPRARELYERLGFKQTGQTDAFVKMSWHAA
- a CDS encoding pyridoxamine 5'-phosphate oxidase family protein — translated: MGKVYEYIDDKLAEWIAQQHVFFVATAPLSAEGHVNSSPKGGDSFRVVSGSEVAYQDYTGSGVETIAHLRENGRIVIMFCAFKGPPKIVRLHGHGTVVTNDHTRYAELARHFPSNPGTRSIIHVSVERISDSCGYAVPLCEFKRPRDTLDRWAVSKGDERLKEYRRENNAQSLDGLPGIEIDA